From Diaminobutyricibacter sp. McL0608, one genomic window encodes:
- a CDS encoding anthranilate synthase component I family protein codes for MATRILRFPVDGWLEPEAAFLGAFAHEPYVVWLDAGPDAQSGVSVIAAASGGSEFVTASVAEGTVSVGRPGESPLTDSGDILAFLGESLAQFDDLVARHPQTTDFSLGWLGWLGYEYGAAASGVAVSPTRLPDAAMLFVDRAVVFDHGTQTVELIALDRDGVAEWASSLREQLTASGRMRGDGRRERRTTNGAEATTLRWRHDDATYLGLIRDCQEAIRRGDAYQLCLTNEAIVEVPVDPIDAYLRLRSSSPTHHGGLLRFGDVALLSASPEQFLSITPARRIRTKPIKGTRPRGATVSRDLDLRAELEASDKERAENVMIVDLMRNDLGRVCRVGSVEVHHLLAVESYAQVHQLVSTVEGVLADGVGPLDAVAACFPAGSMTGAPKISAMRILHELEDGPRGIYSGCFGYLGLDGSADLAMVIRSIVVEPERVSIGAGGGITALSVPEEELDEVAVKASALIAALGL; via the coding sequence GTGGCCACCCGAATCCTGCGATTTCCGGTCGACGGTTGGCTGGAGCCGGAGGCCGCGTTCCTTGGCGCCTTCGCGCACGAGCCCTACGTCGTCTGGCTGGACGCCGGCCCGGATGCGCAGAGTGGCGTTTCCGTGATCGCGGCTGCTTCGGGCGGCTCGGAATTCGTGACCGCGTCGGTGGCGGAGGGCACGGTCTCGGTCGGGCGCCCGGGGGAGTCGCCTCTGACGGATTCCGGCGACATCCTCGCCTTCCTCGGCGAGTCGCTGGCGCAGTTCGACGATCTCGTCGCGCGTCACCCGCAGACGACCGATTTCAGTCTCGGCTGGCTCGGCTGGCTCGGCTACGAATACGGGGCGGCGGCCAGCGGGGTAGCGGTCTCGCCCACACGGTTACCCGATGCGGCGATGCTGTTCGTCGACCGTGCCGTCGTCTTCGACCACGGCACGCAGACGGTCGAGTTGATCGCGCTCGACCGCGACGGCGTGGCGGAGTGGGCTTCCAGCCTGCGCGAGCAGCTCACAGCATCCGGTCGTATGCGTGGAGATGGGCGGCGCGAGAGGCGCACCACGAACGGAGCGGAGGCGACGACACTGCGATGGCGGCACGACGATGCGACCTACCTGGGTCTGATCCGCGATTGCCAGGAGGCGATCCGGCGGGGGGACGCCTACCAGCTGTGCCTGACCAACGAGGCGATCGTCGAGGTGCCCGTCGACCCGATCGACGCCTACCTGCGGCTGCGCTCTTCGAGCCCGACGCACCACGGAGGTCTCCTGAGGTTCGGTGACGTCGCACTGCTGAGCGCGTCGCCCGAGCAGTTTCTGTCGATCACGCCCGCTCGGCGCATCCGTACGAAACCGATCAAAGGAACCCGGCCACGCGGCGCGACGGTCTCACGCGATCTCGACCTGCGCGCTGAGCTCGAGGCCAGCGACAAGGAGCGCGCGGAGAACGTCATGATCGTCGACCTCATGCGCAACGACCTGGGCCGGGTCTGCCGGGTCGGATCGGTGGAAGTGCATCACCTTCTGGCCGTCGAGAGCTACGCGCAGGTCCACCAGCTGGTCAGCACGGTCGAAGGCGTCCTCGCCGACGGCGTCGGTCCCCTCGACGCGGTGGCCGCCTGCTTCCCCGCCGGTTCGATGACCGGGGCGCCCAAGATCAGTGCGATGCGCATCCTGCACGAACTCGAGGACGGTCCGCGCGGAATCTACTCGGGATGCTTCGGCTACCTGGGCCTCGATGGAAGCGCCGATCTCGCTATGGTGATCCGCAGTATCGTTGTCGAACCGGAACGGGTGTCGATCGGTGCCGGCGGCGGGATCACGGCGTTGTCCGTCCCCGAGGAGGAGCTCGACGAGGTAGCGGTGAAAGCGTCGGCGCTCATCGCTGCGCTCGGGCTGTGA